Genomic window (Neorickettsia findlayensis):
CGCTACGTCTACCATTCCGTCACATGGGCAGAAGAATCTTACATCTTACTGGAAAAATATTCGGTTACCAAGTTCGGCTCCATTACAACAGGATATGGGACATCCTCAAACTTCGGCAAAACCAGCAATTTAACAGATCTCTTTTCTCTATTCACTTCCAAATAGTGTGGAGTTTCGGAATTTGAAGCAAGCGCAGCAACAACACAAGGAATATTGCTAGCCCTATCCCTTATCTGGACAACATCTCCCTCCTTCAACGTGAAGCTGCAAATGTTTACTATTTCCCCATTCACGGTAACGTGCTTATGCGACACCAACTGCCTGGCAGCAAAAATCGTCGGAACCATACCGGACCTGTATAAAACTGAGCTAACACGGCTCTCAAGAAGAGAAATTAAATTATCATTCGTATTGCCCTTACCCCTATAAGCCTTACCGAACACGTTCGCGAACTGCTTTTTTCCAATAACATAGTAAGTTCTAAAAGCACGCTGGGCAGCGTTCTGCTTATAAAAATCCGAAATCTTTTTTACTGGAGCTCTTCCATGTTGTCCCGGACCATAATTCCTTTTATGAACTGGATCCTTCTGCGACCCCCAGAGACTTGCTTTCATCTGCCTGCTTACCCTGAACTTTCTTCTTATCGTAGTTGTCATGGTCGTATAAAATCACCAGTTACTTCTAACATGTCACGACCTTTTGAGCAACAAAGAAACGAATATTTCTCTGACTAAAGAAGACACAATCTTGTAGTGATCGATAAAATACGAAAAATCTGAGTAAAGTAGTACTATGATCTGTCTCGTAGAAATGCACTTACAGTCATGAGGATCGAGATATCAAAGGAACGAAAATCAGGTGGCTATACAAAAGCAAGATATTGTCTATACACTTCCTCTAAAGAAGTGTGCTGAAGAGATTCTTTTTTGATTTTGTTGAATGAGCATTACTAACCCTGTTCATTTTATACGCCTGCCAGGATTGGTTCCGGTACTCAAAGTACTATGAGTAAAAGAATTAGAAAATCCTTTATTTTGCTATCTTGTTTGCTTTTTTCCTTGATCGTTATATTCGGAGGAATAAACCTTACCTATAGATTAAAGTACTTCTTTGATACTCTGCTGATAGAGAACGGATACACAGTTAGTAAAGTGGAGACTAGAGGTTGTAATTATGTGGATAAACAACAGATATTCTCATTTGTTGAACCATATGAAGGTAGGAATATACTCTCAGTTCCACTTACTGAAATAAGAAGTAAAGTTCTTCAAGAAAAATGGACTGCCAAAGCATATGTAATAAGAAAATTACCCAATACGATCATTATCATTGTAGAGGAATATAAACCGCTTGCACTGTTAAACGATGAAAGCGTACTAGCTGATGATCTAGTTACAGTCATTCCGTTAAAAACTCCACAGGAAAGGGAACGTTTCCGCAACCTCTTGAAAATCGACGCAAAAAGTTTAAACAAAGGGACAAAACCGCTGTCAGAGTTGCGCAAAAAAATGTAGAAGAACGACTTTAATCAACTTACATAAATCCGAGATCCAATAAACGAAAAACCGCAATCTGATACTCAAAATCGATGAGATGATGACTCCTAGATGAAAAGTATGGATAGACAAAGCACTAAAGAATATGAAAATCCATTCATGAGTAGGAAGAAGGAAAAGTGTAATGCCACAGATGACAAATTACCTTAAAATACCTCTGCAACCCTATCAAAAGATGCACCACTTAATTTAGAGTGTGACGCAACGCAATTCAGAAAGTATCATCCTTAAAAATTTCCAATTAATAGGCTTGAGAGTCTATTTTAAGATAGAAAAAAATTCTTGAACTTCTCCTTTGGTGTTAGCAGCGAAAGCGCCTCTTTTTGCTACGGACTCAAAAATTGATGTACTATGAGCCACACAGGCATGCCTGGCCGAAGCATACACTATTACTCCTTTTGGGGACAGAGATTCCTCAATTGCAAGTGCAATTTGAGCACAAATCCTCTCTTGTAACTGTAATCTTTTGGTACAAGCACTTACCAATCTTCCGAGACTCCCAAGAGTTGTGATGGTCTTATCCGGGATATATCCGATGGAAATATATCCAGAAATAGGTAAAACATGGTGTTCACACAAAGAAAGAAAGGGAATCCTTTTTAGCACCAGCAAAGATTCACCTCCATCAGGATTCTCCATTCTCATAATAAGAGAAGAGAAGTCACTGCACGCGTAACCAGAAAAATAGTTTGCAAGTATCTTAAGAAACAAGTGTGACGCGCCGCGCAGTCCTAGGTGATCAGTCTCACCTACCCCGAGATCGAAAAAATCTTTAACATCGCCTTCAGATAACTTCTGCACCACTGACAACCTCTATTAATTCCTTTGTAATCTTCTCTTGTCTTGCGCTGTTATAGCGACGTCTAAGTTTATCGCCTACTTCCTGGGCATTCTTAGTTGCACCATCCATTGCAAGCATTCTACTCATATTCTCACTTACCTTTGCTTCCCTCAGGCAGACATAAAGTTGTGCACACACATACTGGACGTAAAGATAGGTAAATAACTTCTTATGTTCTGGCTCAAGATGTGAAGTACACACATCATGAAAGAGAAAATCACTAGCAGCAGGTATCCTAAGTAACACAGAATGCATATTCATCGCACTCTCACACTTAGTATAGAGACAACGAAAAACAGCCTTA
Coding sequences:
- a CDS encoding cell division protein FtsQ/DivIB; the encoded protein is MSKRIRKSFILLSCLLFSLIVIFGGINLTYRLKYFFDTLLIENGYTVSKVETRGCNYVDKQQIFSFVEPYEGRNILSVPLTEIRSKVLQEKWTAKAYVIRKLPNTIIIIVEEYKPLALLNDESVLADDLVTVIPLKTPQERERFRNLLKIDAKSLNKGTKPLSELRKKM
- a CDS encoding GTP cyclohydrolase I, giving the protein MVQKLSEGDVKDFFDLGVGETDHLGLRGASHLFLKILANYFSGYACSDFSSLIMRMENPDGGESLLVLKRIPFLSLCEHHVLPISGYISIGYIPDKTITTLGSLGRLVSACTKRLQLQERICAQIALAIEESLSPKGVIVYASARHACVAHSTSIFESVAKRGAFAANTKGEVQEFFSILK
- the rpsD gene encoding 30S ribosomal protein S4 yields the protein MTTTIRRKFRVSRQMKASLWGSQKDPVHKRNYGPGQHGRAPVKKISDFYKQNAAQRAFRTYYVIGKKQFANVFGKAYRGKGNTNDNLISLLESRVSSVLYRSGMVPTIFAARQLVSHKHVTVNGEIVNICSFTLKEGDVVQIRDRASNIPCVVAALASNSETPHYLEVNREKRSVKLLVLPKFEDVPYPVVMEPNLVTEYFSSKM